The Syngnathus typhle isolate RoL2023-S1 ecotype Sweden linkage group LG1, RoL_Styp_1.0, whole genome shotgun sequence genome includes a window with the following:
- the trim2b gene encoding tripartite motif-containing protein 2: MAGHQHSPDSSSEECTVLEAPPTKDTCPQHGGKVSEYCRACTRALCGECVPEHSEHPRVPLSEALEQHRCTLEAGMRAAHDRLPQISAAAAVVGEMVQQLTNQRTAIEEDIQSSFEDLHKQLDVRKSVLLMELEVTFGLKHKVLQSQLESLLQGEATVSSACTRAEEVLATEACASDLEVEVDLKERLEELAGRGVSCQPEENDQLDLVLETDGLRKWIHNLGTIVTTSAVASQSEAMGTGLEQCIVGLPSSVTIVTRDKSGGACKGGNAILSAEVFTPDGSIVDGEIVDHKNGTYEFVYVLPKEGDFSLALRLYDQHIKGSPFKLNVGTSQVSPSTTTPSNSAANATPSTGSSEGAKRRGKSPGQKKKGSKRASSALGTPRRKTQNPIEDDLIFRIGTKGRNKGEFTNLQGVAAAASGNILIADSNNQCVQVFSSQGEFKSRFGVRGRSPGQLQRPTGVAVHASGDIIIADYDNKWVSIFSSDGKFKAKLGSGRLMGPKGVSVDNEGHVIVVDNKACTVFIFQLSGKLVTKFGSRGNGAKQFAGPHFAAVNKNNEIIVTDFHNHSVKVFTPEGELLLKFGSNGEGNGQFNAPTGVAVDTNGNIIVADWGNSRIQVFDGSGSFLSYINTSADPLYGPQGLALTQDGHVVVADSGNHCFKVYRYLQ; encoded by the exons ATGGCGGGGCATCAACACTCTCCAGACAGCAGCAGTGAGGAGTGCACCGTGCTCGAGGCTCCGCCCACTAAAGACACTTGCCCGCAGCATGGTGGCAAG GTGTCCGAGTACTGCCGGGCGTGCACACGTGCGCTGTGTGGCGAGTGCGTGCCTGAGCACAGCGAGCACCCCAGGGTGCCTTTAAGCGAGGCCTTGGAGCAGCACCGATGCACCTTGGAGGCAGGGATGAGGGCGGCTCATGACAG ACTACCGCAGATTTCCGCCGCTGCCGCGGTGGTGGGAGAGATGGTCCAGCAGTTGACCAATCAGAGAACGGCCATCGAGGAGGACATCCAGTCTAGCTTCGAGGATCTTCACAAGCAGCTTGACGTGAGGAAGAGCGTTCTTCTCATGGAGCTGGAGGTCACATTTGGCCTCAAGCACAAG GTGCTCCAGTCTCAGCTTGAGAGCCTCCTGCAGGGAGAGGCCACCGTGTCGTCTGCTTGCACTCGCGCAGAGGAAGTCTTAGCGACGGAGGCGTGTGCGAGTGACTTGGAAGTGGAGGTGGACCTCAAGGAGAGGCTGGAGGAGCTGGCCGGACGAGGCGTGTCGTGCCAGCCGGAGGAGAACGACCAGCTGGACCTGGTCCTGGAGACGGATGGACTGCGCAAATGGATCCACAATCTGGGCACCATTGTGACCACCAG TGCCGTGGCGAGCCAGAGCGAGGCTATGGGCACCGGACTGGAACAGTGCATCGTGGGACTCCCTTCCTCCGTCACCATAGTAACCAGAGACAAATCCGGAGGGGCTTGCAAGGGCGGCAATGCCATCTTGTCAGCTGAG gtGTTCACGCCGGACGGCAGCATCGTGGACGGCGAGATCGTAGACCACAAGAACGGAACGTACGAATTTGTTTACGTGCTGCCCAAAGAGGGCGACTTTTCACTGGCGCTGCGTCTGTACGACCAACACATTAAGGGAAGTCCCTTCAAGCTGAACGTTGGCACGTCTCAG GTGTCGCCCTCCACCACCACGCCGTCCAACTCCGCGGCCAACGCCACGCCGTCCACAGGTTCCTCAGAGGGCGCCAAGAGACGTGGAAAGTCCCCCGGCCAGAAGAAGAAAGGCTCCAAGAGGGCCAGCAGCGCCCTGGGAACACCACGCCGCAAAACCCAGAACCCCATCGAGGACGACCTCATCTTTCGGATCGGAACCAAGGGACGGAACAAAGGGGAGTTTACCAACCTTCAAGGGGTCGCCGCAGCTGCCAGCGGGAACATCTTGATCGCTGACAGCAACAACCAGTGTGTGCAG GTGTTCTCCAGCCAGGGAGAGTTCAAGAGTCGATTTGGGGTCCGCGGACGGTCGCCGGGGCAACTGCAGCGACCCACGGGTGTGGCGGTGCACGCCAGCGGTGACATCATCATCGCCGACTATGACAACAAGTGGGTCAGCATCTTCTCCAGCGATGGCAAGTTCAAG GCCAAGCTGGGCTCGGGCAGGCTGATGGGACCCAAAGGTGTGTCGGTGGACAATGAGGGTCACGTGATTGTGGTGGACAACAAAGCGTGCACGGTCTTCATCTTCCAGCTGAGCGGGAAGCTCGTCACCAAATTCGGGAGCCGCGGGAATGGCGCCAAACAGTTTGCAG GTCCGCACTTCGCCGCCGTCAACAAGAACAATGAGATCATCGTGACCGACTTCCACAACCACTCCGTCAAG GTATTCACGCCCGAAGGAGAGCTGCTCCTCAAGTTCGGCTCCAACGGCGAAGGCAACGGACAGTTCAACGCCCCCACCGGCGTGGCTGTGGACACCAACGGGAATATCATTGTGGCTGACTGGGGCAACAGTAGAATACAG GTGTTTGACGGTAGCGGTTCTTTCCTGT